AGCGTGGTCACCGCATAATCTGATACACCCGAGCAAGTGTCTTCTCGGGATAATAACTTCGACGGGCGCTATCATGGTTGCCCACAAACTCTCCACGGATTGGTATCCTGCGTATGACTTGTGCTCTGTGCGCTACGACGCTGTGGAGGAAGAGATTAATGCGAAGCTGAAGGACAGTAAAAGCGACTCTGTGTCAGTCTCGACATTAAAGAATTGTATGAAGATGCTGCAGGCGTCTTGTATGGCTTGGAGCGAGCTTCTCGTAGATTTCGCGTATCTCACTGTTGCTTATCACAGCGGGGACATAATCATTTATAAACTCCCGAGGATATCAGATCACAATGAGATATTGAGCCCGAAAATTGTGGGCACGTTGCGACTAAACGAATGCACCAAGATAAATGCTTTGCATTGGATCGCcattaatataaaagaatatataattaTCGTTGGATATTTCGATGGACGTATTTATGGTGTTAGAATTAAAGAACACGACCAAATATTCAAACTTGAATCGGTCGACAAATACTATGATTACGTAGATCGCATTTCTGTTAGCTCTGTAACAACGATTCCTCAGACTGGTTCCGATATAAAGGTCCTAGTATCGAAAggtatttttctctttctactatGTTTCACAATGGAGGGGAAAATAAAGAGTACACAGCACTTACAACTAGAAGGATTCATGGTTTCAGGTAAATGGAATATAATTCATTCGAGCGTAAATCAtaggaaaattatattaatacaatGAAATTGATCGTTTTTAGGAGTAACTTGTACTAGTGCAGATTCTGCGCTGGTTACAACAGAGAATAGTTCCGTGTTCGTAATTGACACGCGACATGATCAGTTTTTGAAGACTAAAGTAAAAACTGGATTATCGCAGACTCGTGTACGATATCTGGGTCTTGCTCATTCTCTAAGTTGCGCGATGTTCATAAACGTAACTGCTCCGAACACTTTGTACGACCACCTAGTAATGAAAGAACCGAGCAAAATGTGTATGTTTCGGCTGAAAAGTGAGAATCCATCGGATATCTTACAAAGAAGCAAGAGGCCGAGATTCGAGCAGCTGTGGGACTTGTTAGAAGTGATCAGAATAAAAGCAATAAAGGCGGTAGATTCTGAGACCGTGTTACCAAAAATGCCATCCAATTTAGAATTCTTATCTCTGTACGAATTACGTATAGCGATGTGGATATCAGTAATAATGGAGATCTGTGAGAAGAAGAAAGTAATCTCGGGTATAGGGAGTATCGCTGGAGAGATATCCGAAGTGCAGCCTCTGATTTTCATCCACAATGCTTGTAACTACCTCGAGCTGCTCCAAAGTAAATCTTCTTTGCATGAGGAACAGAAGCTCTGCATGAACTTATTACGAATGTACTTGGAGGTATACCTAGCGGGAGAAGAGAACGAAGAAGCATCCCCGCTTTCGAGGAGAGCTAGAGATGTGTTAAAAAAGATATCGCGGTTCGCTTTGAGCAACATAGAGTCCTGCAATTTGTGCGGCGAAGCGATAAATGACCTCTCCTGGAAAGTCACTAAATGCCCGCAAGGTCACATCCTACCCAGATGCGCCATTACTCTTTTACAAATAACTACTACGGAGTACAGAATGTGCCCCATATGTGGTTTACTTTTTCATCCGTGCCTGGATAAAGAGTTCGAGGAAACGAGGTGCCTTTTCTGTGACGTACCGGCGGTCCGTGAGAATCGAGTGTTAGGCTCCAAGTCTTACATGTCTACGGAGAAGAGTTTATCTAGGCTACGCGTCTGCGTGCCAGAAACACCACAGGAACGAGACGTGGAAGCAGTCGCCGATGAGTCTTAAGCTACGCGATATTTAAAATACAAGtttcaaatataaatgtaaatattttatgattGAATATAGggatatacagggtcatcatttaatcttacaacccgcgctcgcgcgaacaagtAAAGCGGCAACAGCACCTCACGGACGGATTCCACTGCacccatgcaccggcccggcgttcggagagctgccagcggcCGCTGGACTACAGTGTTGCCGAAGCTTCGAGAAtattaggatggtctctttcaaattaacgcggcaaagagctattcggaatttcccggcccgggttaaAGAATTTGGGACTtatttcgtataacttttgaactataaactcgggcatcactgaTGTTcaacggtcgctggcagctctccgaacgcctagttgtagtggaatgagtctgtgaggcgctgttgcccttttacctgttcgcgcgaacgcgggttgcaagattaaatgacgACCCTGTATACCTATTCCTATGTCTACGGCCCACATTCATTGATAGATCATTGAATCACGGCTTgctctttttctgtgaataattttttaataattattaataatggtgcAAACATGTTGTACAAAGAATTGCAAATACAATGATAAAatcgcattttcgtaaatatctATACAGTGCTGGAACTTTcatcattactttgcccacgtgtgacgtcacgtagatgattttaTCTTTGCGTCAAAAGTAGTTATCTGCAGCCGTGTCTGTAAAGGCtaattcagacacgtcgagtaatttagtcgagtagcgagtaatttagtaatttaccattgttttactacactacttgactaaattttataGTATATTCGGACGGTCGCATTGGTGCGCACTGAGTGCGAATAGCCAGCTTTAGCCAATCGAAAGCGAAAAAGTTCACACTCAGTGTGCACcagtagtgttggctagaaccgtgatttgtgaatcacgagtgattcgatcacgttcgttcccaaccacggtgatttttcacagtgatccgtgattttcgtgatcgcttctgattggtgcaggcagaacagtgatttgcgattttcgtgatcgctggAGAGCATAATTGTTCTTttcacgcgccacataaccccaatttctactttctctcgcaacattctcaagtcctcactgttcttatagaatctcagttgtatatctTCAACCAATATAATCGTTCTTGatgtatttaaattaacgaacatttcttcactttagttaaaaagtgtaatgtacatgtgaatactttagccaatcaaatcagtgcctgcgtacattgactatttatgaatgtatattctatatattcgccgaattagcacgctttgactgtaacgcaagctatatttaagtattttataaaaaagaattcaatGAAGAGCAAGAATTACGattacagtaaacaattcaatcaagttaaaaaaatcacggtCGCGATTTAATTTCAATAACGACCGGTGATGAGATCTCGAACGGGTTTCCTTGCGCATGTGCGGCGATTTTAGCATCAGTATAGTACAAGTTTCGATAAAATGGGGTACCTTGATCACCCATGGGGTACCTTGATCGCGCGTTACTTGCCCCCCAATATAGATACAGTACTGCAAAAGCCGCGGATGCGCGAGGAAATCCGCCCGCGATCTCATCACTGATCACAACAATGAACGTGATTCTGCGATCGCTGTGATAGATTTATCATATTGAttactgttagtgattttgcactccatccctacgCACCAGTGCAACCGTCCGAATATTATTGTTATATAGTATTCACACACGAAAATTTACTAAATTACTTGACGTGTTTGAATCAGTCTTAACAGTTAAATTTCGTTGGCTGTTTTAGCAGCAGAGGGCAGCAGTAAACGTCTACGGCTACGtgtatttacataaaaaaaccGAATGCTACTTGCAACCGGTGTGGTTCGATAAGTGCGTTTTTTTTTACCGATCAATTAGTATTTGCTGCTCGAAATACATCTTGGAGTCTGATCACAGCATAACAATTCGCTAGAATGGACGTAAATAGTTTCGGGATGTCAGGTAACGATTCTTTGTTTTCGTTGTGTAATAAACACAATGGCCTACAGAGCAcaacaataaaaattcaatgtCAGATTATAAAAACTGAGCAGCTCTGGCTTTTAACCCTGACGCATTGATTTCTCAAGCAGTGAGCCCTCGTTCCGAGTGTAACCGTAATCATAAAATATTCTGCGCAAAAAACTACGCGATTAACAAATCATGTGTTTCTGATgtatgtaaaattaaaaaatacccaTGAAATCCTCGGTTGACTTGGACATTAATCCGTCTGTGTGGAGTGTAACGCGGTATTACATGCAAGTATTATTTCCAGGATATATGTAAAGAGTAATGTAATTCTGTAACCTTGGCTTCCGAAACCATAGCCCAAAAATGTTTTATACTTAATTGAACGTTCGTTTGGAACTTGGAGGCTACTCTTAGGGTCGGTATGTCTTCTTTTAAGTAAGTGTCTATATTATGCATTATGCGTATTGTATATATTGCACGTGCGTTACTTTAGCATGGCAACGTTGTGGATTTTAGAAGACGTAATAGAAACAAAAGCCCGCGACAGTCTCTGATTGGCGGGAAAGGCTACGTTTCTTCGTATGTCAAGCAGGGAACTAAGAAAGCAAAAGAAGTACAGAAGGCATTAGAATCTTTATGCGGAGATTCTAGTTCTTCGGATGAAAGATTGCCCGCTTTAAGGCTTAGCCCTCTAACTACATGTAGGGTAGATTTAAACAAAAAGGCCAAGCAAGCTGCGACGAGCAGTACAACGAAAGCCAGTCAGAATAATAAGAGTCTGCTTAGTTTGGAGGAAGATATTTCGCTAATACCTTCAGATGACAATAGCATGagtgataaaagaaaaaaaacgagaTCGTCTGTGTCGTCTAAAGACACTATGGCAAAGAAGTCGCAGAGGAGAAAATGTTATTTGTCGTCGGATAGCAAAAGCAGCGAAAGTGATGATAATAAGCAGAAGGCGTTGAGCAAAACCAATGCTAAAGGTAAGAATACTGTTAATAACGTGAGGAAAAAGAGAAATGAGAGTAAAGATCCGGAAGACAGTGATTCCGACCACAATATATTCGATAAGTCTACCGAGAATAAGGAAAAAAGACACGTTAAGTTCCTAAAGCAAAACATCGTCGAGTTGGTCAAAGAAGATGGCGAGTCTAGTTCTGGCAAGGAATTTCAGAAATCGAAACTTTCTCGTGACTGTTCTATTGTGGTGAGAAAATTGAGCGAGAGCATAGGGAATCATTCGAAGCCTAAAAAGCCTAGTCCGACGTCCACAAAACACGGGGAGGAAAATACCATGATCAGCAAAGAGCAGAGTCTAAATTTCAAGTCACGTGTGATTAAAACTTTGAATCGATTTAAGGATGTCTGCTCGGAGTACGAACTACATATGGAGCGAGTaaaatgtaagtatttcaaGAAGAAGTTGATGTACCGAGAGTCTgcgaaaaatgtaataaataagtCGAAGGATGTGATCGTTAGACTTAGAACGGAGCTTGATGCGCAAGAGAAGGAGTTGACAGATTTCTACGAAGAATGGCACAAGAACTGTACCTCAGAAAATACAAGTCAGGAGAACAGCTCCTTCAGCGAGAGCGACGTGGCACAGACGACGCATGATGCGATGAAAAGGAAATCCCCTTCGGAGAAAGAAAATGTGGTCTCAGATTGTGAAAGCAAGAAAATATTCTCCGAGGATGAAAGTATCGAAACGAATATCAAAGAAAATAAGAAAGACAAAGACCCACCACTTGATGAAACAGAGAAAGTTGTTGATAAAGTGGTCGAGGATGACAATAATGAGGATGCTTCATCTGCAGAAGATAATGCAGTTGCTTCTCCAATTTTAGGGaacaagaagaaaaaagaagcgTCCAGCGAAGTGCATTCAAAGGATAAGTCGGGAAGAATTGGTATAAAAGAGGTGGGCTCTACAAAATCTGAGGAAGATGAGAATGAACATGATAAGAATGATTCTTCGGAAGATATGTTTGAGACATCTGTGGAGAATATTGAAGCTACCGATACTTCGAAGGTCAATGACGATGAATTCGAGGAGCAGAACAATTTAGGGTCCAAGAAAGTTAATAATGAAGAATCGGAAAATACAAAGAGTGATTCGAACACAAAGGAGAATCTGGTGAAGAACGGAGAATTGAACGTAGAGCCTGATAATGAAGATTTGAATACGGACGGAGGGACGAGTATAATGCCCAAACCAGTGATTTCTCCAAAAGTAAAATCGAAGTCCGATACTGAATCACGTGCGACGGCCAAGATCAAAACAACTGATGACAATTGTTCAGACAAACCGAACGAAGAAGAGAAAGCCAAGAAGGCATTGTTGGACTCAGATTCAGACACTCTTGTGACTGAAGAATCTATGTCTGAAAACTCTAACAGAGTATCCATAACAGACAATCCGCCAGAAAAGTGCGCTTCAAAATTGGAGCCACTGAAATGTGGCAAGAAGGGACAGAAGGATGAGGAGAATACCGATTCGGCTTGTAAAGGCGGTTCCTTGGAAGAACAGGACAAGGTTACGAAAGCAGAGCACTGCGCTAAGCGTGCTCTTCGTGAATCAAATTCAGACGACACTGCGACTCTTTCCGCCACGAAATCTGCTACTTCTGATAAAAAACACGAGTCTGATAATCGCAGTAAAGACGTACGCGCAAAGGCGAAGCTATTGGTTTCTTCGAACAGTGAAAGCTCGAGCTCTGATAATGAGgacaaattaaattttaaaaagatagaGGCCTCTTTAGATAAATTGGAAAAGAATACAGACCTTGATGTTAGCGTTAACGAGAAGGCGAAGAAACGAcgaatcgatttaaaaaaaatatgtgattcTCAATCCGATGAGAAACTGAGAACCGATTGTCACGTCTTCATTGAAAGACTACCCCAAgaagatttgaaaaattatgcGAACGCATTGCAGAAATCACGACAGTATTTGGaggataaaaagattaaaaggtatataaaaattaagaacatATTTAATGCGCTTATGGTTAACTTTCGTGATTAAAATGCTTGAATCATTTTTACATAACTCTTcagaaatatgtttaaatatctACTATCTATAGTAGCTACCATTTTTATCACCTTCTAACGAGTCCcaattaaatcatttttttgtaGTCTCATTGATTTGGACAGACTTGCAAAATGCCAGAGTAGAGCAAGTGATTCGGCGCAAAGTATTACGCCCAAAAAGAAGGCTAAAGCTGCGAAAGAAGAGGAAGACTCTCTTTTGAATCATTTAAAGAAAGTAGAAAACGGGGAATTCGATAAGAATTTAGAACGAGATTCTAGCTCTGATAGCATTAACGCAATCGAAGAACCGCAGATTGCTTTTTCGACCAATGAAGAGTTAATGAAGGAAGCAGATATGGTTGCGAAGAACATGCTCTTAAATTCTGATTCAGATATTGGTAACTATTTAAATTGGTACCTTTGAAATCTCTTTGTTCGTCAATTCTATATCTCGTGAAATATTGTAAATGTAAAGTAAGGGTCGATTTATCACGATTGTAGGAGAACAGAAAGCTGCATCGGAAAGTAGCGAAAGTGAACCAAAGAAGAGTAATGCTGAAGAGGAGGACGATACGGAGAAATCGGTGCGAAAGcaacaaaagaaaaagaatgccCCGGCCTCTGACAAAACTAAGGTAAAACAAACGTTTAAGAATTTTGAAAGATTCCGTGATAACAACGTTGATTTGCTTGAATGTAATTAGGATGATAAGGACGATGATGAACGGGAGAAGAGCAGTTGGAGGCGAGACAAGTTACTGACGACGAAGTTCTCGGAATCAGACTCTGATGCTCAACGAAAGGAATGGAACGAGAAGCAAAGAAAGCTGCAAAAGATGGCAGACGAGAGTGACACGTGGGTTACTTAGCATGGCTCttagttaagggggtataggactattgaaatcttgaaaaatcgatttttttattattattgattctgaaagtgccatgctttgtgaacatttacaataATGTTTCGTgtagaaattcgaataattacggaaattatagcgctgaacgtaattgagtgcaccgtcgagtaacggcctctcagagcggtattggcgtaggggactacactttgaagccgtttatctcgaaactacattttcaaacacggtgtacatcataactcttgaaccaatgaatattttcacttaaaatttgaaCTGAAGCTGTAGAATTTCATTCTCCATCGTGTGGAATTTTCGCATCAACATTAGatgtttgtgaaacattttataactgattaaagacaatttttttccataaaactatggggaaaaattgattcgtgtgtgacttttacaatttttgtttaaatttggtATCTAAGAAATCCAACcggcaagaaaccgtcgatttcagtcgttcaatagtcctatacctCCTTAAGTGAATAACGTGTCGGGCAAATTATAATCTTTTCACATTACGTAGCGAACATTCGGATGCTAATGACACAGGTATTAAGCGTAAAAAGAGGATACGTAGAAAAATTCTGAACTCCGATTCGGATAAAGAGATGCTGAATTCGGACTCGGATTCTGACAAATCCATAATAATACAAGATGAGGCCTCTTCCGATTCTACGGCAGGAAAGAAGAAGCGACGTAAACGTAAGGCACGCAAATCTTCTGACACGGATTCTTCGGTGACAGAAAAAAGGTACGTGTTTGATTATCATTCACCAACAGGGAAATATGTACTTCGCCATGTTTCGCCATAAAATTGTTATTCGTCTTGACTGATGTCGTCACATTCTTCAGACCAAAATCAAAGAGAAGACGTATCAAAAATTTGGACACAGATAGCGACGAAAGTACCGATAACGATCAAATCACGAACTCCCAGGGGACACCTGGGAAGAAGGGTCGCAAAAATATTCGTAGAATGATCAAAGACAAGCAGGTCGCGGACGATACGAAACAAGCAgcgaaggaagaggaggagaggaTGAAACGCATTGATGAACGACAGAAGTTGGTATGTATCTTTAATGGACATGTAACTTATTTAGTCCCCGATAAGAATCGGCAAATTGAATTATACCATTTTCCGAATTGTTTCGAACGTAGTACAACGAGATGTACGAAGCAAGATTGGCCAGCGAAGAGAAGGTGGAAAGCCTGGTGTTGGACTTCGACCCTGAAACGAAGAAGGAACTTATAAGTGTGCATCAAGATTTAGTGAAGCGCTTGAAACCCCATCAAGCCAAGGGAATAAAATTCATGTGGGATGCCTGTTTCGAGTCCCTTGAGAGGATAAAAAACTCTTCTGGATCTGGATGTATAATTGCGCATTGTATGGGACTCGGAAAGACCCTCCAAGTGATTGCTCTGATACACACGCTCCTGAGGCACGAAGAAACTGGCATGAAATCAATTATGATCGTTTCTCCTTTGAGCACTGTACTCAATTGGGTGAACGAATTTAATTTGTGGTTGAATAATATCGAAGACGGGGACTTCGAGGTTTACGAAATGACTAAGTAAGCTCCGTTTGTATAATTTCTAGCTTGATATTAGTTCGCTAATTCATCACACATTTCTTGACGAATCTGTTAAAGATTGAAGAAGAACGTAGATCGCAAGTACCAGCTGGAGAGTTGGCAAAAAACTGGTGGTGTACTTATTATTGGCTACGAGATGTTCCGCAATCTTAGCGGAACGAATAATAAAATgcgaaaaaatatgaaagaagcGATTTTAAAATATCTGATAGATCCTGGTCCAGATATGATAGTCTGCGACGAGGGGCACTTGTTGAAAAACGAGGACACGGCTCTTAGTAAATCTATTACGCGTATTAAAACGCTGCGCAGGATTATACTTACGGGGACGCCGCTTCAGAACAATTTAATAGAGTGTAAATATGGAAAAATGTCCAATGACATGTTTATATAGATAGTGGATGTCTGATAatcgtttatttaaatatcgaaACACTGTATGTTGCAGATCACTGCATGGTACAATTTATAAAGCCTAGACTTTTGGGAACAAAGAAGGAATTCCTAAACAGATTCGTGAATCCAATAACGAATGGACAGTTCGACGATTCCACCGAGAGCGACGTGAAGCTAATGAAAAAACGTGCTTACGTTTTGCACAAAATGTTAAAGGGATGCGTACAGAGATTCGATTACTCTGTGCTGATGCCCTTCTTGCCACCAAAGCAGGAATATGTGATTTTTGTGAGGCTAACCGAAGTACAAATTAACCTGTATCAACACTACTTGGATAACTGGGCGAGGTAACACGAACTTTCTCATTTCCGACTTTTCTACTTCGATAGAATTACTttattttcgatataattttctaAGCATACGCTGTGCGATTGATTCGTTTAAAGCTTCTTTAATATGtgcccgtttttcaatatttttagacgACTGCGTGTTGCAAGTGGAGCTCTCTTTGCAGATTATCAAGCGTTACAAAGAATATGGACGCACCCTCTAGTTTTACGCTTAAACGCAGAGAAGATGGATAAGATCAATGAGAAGAAATTCCGTTCCAGCGACGACTCCGAAGGTTCTTTGAGAGACTTCATCCACGACAGCGACACTCAAACTACGGAGGATTCGAGTAGCAGCAGCGTTAGCAACAGCAGCGACGATGACGATGTTAAAAATACTGAACCCGCATCAACGAATGATACGAAAAAAGATAACGATACTGGTACTATTTTAAGATTCTATGAACTTCCTGCGAATGTTATATCTATGCCAATCATTCTATCGTCATATTTAGATATTGAAGAGCTTTCGAAGCCCGAAGAGATTGAAAAGAACAAGGATGATTGGTGGTTCCAGTTCGTCCAACCCGATGACTACAAAGACTTGAGATTGTCCGGCAAGTTGCTACTTCTCTTTGGTATCTTGAAAGAGTGCGAGCAGATCGGTGACAAAGTGTATGTTCTTCATTCGTTGCCGTACGTCTGCTTTTCTCAAGATTCTTAATGACAACGTTTAACTGGAATAACATCTTTTAGATTGATATTCTCGCAATCTTTGTACTCGTTAACTTTAATCGAGACATTTCTTGAGATAATCGACGACGAGACGCAGCACGGCGAAAGTTCCGAACTCATCGAAGGTCACACTGGGCAGTGGAGATTGGGATTAGATTACTTCCGATTAGACGGTAAAACTTCTGCGGAAAACCGAAATAAGTGGTGCAAAATATTCAATCGACCCACGAACACGAGAGCGCGATTATTCTTAATATCCACGCGAGCTGGGGGTCTAGGAATTAACTTGACTGCCGCTAATCGTGTCATTATATTCGACGCCAGTTGGAATCCTTCTCACGATGTACAGAGTATATTTCGCATATATAGGTATGTCTCCTGAAACGGCCGAGGGAGGGACAGTTTTGTAACTATCCTTCTCACATCCGCGTACTTAATAGGTTCGGGCAGAAGAAACCGTGCTACATTTATCGGTTTCTGGCCGCCGGCACGATGgaggaaaaaatatataaccgGCAAGTGACAAAGCTGTCGCTCTCCTGCAGAGTTGTCGACGAGCAACAAATAGAACGCCATTACAGCAATCACGACTTAAACGAGTTGTATAACTTCGATCTCTACACGAATGCGAACGCGGAAAGGCCGACGTTGAATCTACCAAAAGATAGATTACTAGCGGACATATTTTTGAAGTATAAAAATTCAGTGGAGAACTATCACGAGCACGATTCTCTTTTGGAAAATAAGGTGAATGCGGAGTACAGAATACTTTTTCATATTTGTCGGCTTTTATTACTAAGCTCTTCTGCCTTTATGTTCGCTGCGCTCAGGCTGAAGAAAAATTGGACGAAGAAGAGAGGAAGCAAGCTTGGCTAGAGtacgaggaggagaagaaggggaAACCAATGATAACAGCGTATCCAACCTACCTACCTATATCGAGTAACATAATGGGAAATCAGTACAACCTAACATCACAGATGTACGGTTCCACGGATTATGAGAAGCTTCAACAACTTATCCGCAAAGATGTAAGCGCATGGCTGATGTCGCGAATGTTTCTTGAATCAGAAGTACTTTATTCGCGTCTCGTTACAATTACAGTATCCTAATGCAACGCCAGAGGCCCAAAAAATAATGACTGCTCGAGTATTGACGGATATGTATAGCTATTGGGAGCAACAGACTTATCATAACACTGCGAATCGATTGCCCACTCAggtatttaatgaaaaaaaaaacgatatacGACGAATATTTTTCCAGACGTAGGATACGCGTCGAAGTTGCCTCGCGACGGGGATCTAATTAAAGTGTTGTAAATGATAGAATGCAGGTATGATGCAGTCTCCGATGGGGATGCAAGTGCCGAATCTGGCGCGAATGCTACCAGTAACACCAAATACTAACGACGCGAGCGGACAGGCGAGGAACGAGCTTCCGCGTAACGATAAGAATGTCACGAAGTCTAAGGATCGGGACGACGACATCGTGGAGGTAACAGTCTTACTTTAATATAAACGGCTTAATAGGCACGTTCTGACTGttaccatagttataatttcaGATTTCTCCGCCCGCAGTAGCTAATAAAAGCAAAGATCAAGAAGAGTGAACAGTCTACGAAGTGAATGCTTATATAGAGGGTTAAGAAATTAGAATGTGTTGCATACTGCGAAATCTGTTTGATATGTTGTTATTACGATCCACTGGGTCCCCATTAAGAGATTTTTTATGTTTTGTATTCGAGCCGAGTATATAACGTGCTCCTGAATTTCGGACGGAATCATCATACCTGAGTAGTAATAATTTTCACCACCATGCATTCAGTAGTATCAGTATTGATGTAATATTATGTTATTATTCAAGTATAAACTCATTAATACAACAAACCATGTTTAATAAATACTTTGCGTTTCTACGAAGTATAGACATAATTTAGACATATTGTTAAGGCCCTGTATAtccataaatatataattacgAATACTTCCATATTTTATGCAATTACTGTAGCGATTACATGAGGCTTCGTTACTAAagaggaaattttatttttttttcaggtaAAGCACCCCTCCAGCCACGTTGTAACAAAGCTttcatttctttctttattccgACATAATCCTGGAAGCCTGCTAGATTCCGATTTTCGCTCGAGTAGATCGCGTGATCGTATAATTCCTCTGCAATGATAGTATCCCAGTCTGGCGCTTTCGTTCCTGGGCTGAACGGTAGCCAAGCAGTGTAACGATATCTGTTTGTTCGGAGAGTATATCCCATGGCTTTGATTTCTTTGAAACGCGGTTCGTCGCTGTTTGGATGCATAGAAGGCTTAATGCTCGGTCTTGGGTACTGCCCGAACGCCGCCTTCTTCCATGGTATCGACTGCAAATTGTTCGATGCATTAAATGTGGGAAGCACAAAAATTGGTATGCAAGATTAGTGAACGGTGATTCTCTACGACAGTTACTTCTCCTTTTAAAGCAGCTCTCACGAGTGGCATAAGAGTTGTTCCTTCGCTGCAGGTAGTTTCTATTTGTGGAGAATCTTGTTCCATCTGCGTACCATTCTTTGCCTCTCTATTCAGACAAATAGGTATTGGAATTTTCGCTAGATCTGCAATAGTTGGAAAAATATCGACAAGTTCCACCAGTGAGTC
Above is a genomic segment from Andrena cerasifolii isolate SP2316 chromosome 12, iyAndCera1_principal, whole genome shotgun sequence containing:
- the LOC143375529 gene encoding uncharacterized protein LOC143375529 isoform X4; the protein is MSSFKRRNRNKSPRQSLIGGKGYVSSYVKQGTKKAKEVQKALESLCGDSSSSDERLPALRLSPLTTCRVDLNKKAKQAATSSTTKASQNNKSLLSLEEDISLIPSDDNSMSDKRKKTRSSVSSKDTMAKKSQRRKCYLSSDSKSSESDDNKQKALSKTNAKGKNTVNNVRKKRNESKDPEDSDSDHNIFDKSTENKEKRHVKFLKQNIVELVKEDGESSSGKEFQKSKLSRDCSIVVRKLSESIGNHSKPKKPSPTSTKHGEENTMISKEQSLNFKSRVIKTLNRFKDVCSEYELHMERVKCKYFKKKLMYRESAKNVINKSKDVIVRLRTELDAQEKELTDFYEEWHKNCTSENTSQENSSFSESDVAQTTHDAMKRKSPSEKENVVSDCESKKIFSEDESIETNIKENKKDKDPPLDETEKVVDKVVEDDNNEDASSAEDNAVASPILGNKKKKEASSEVHSKDKSGRIGIKEVGSTKSEEDENEHDKNDSSEDMFETSVENIEATDTSKVNDDEFEEQNNLGSKKVNNEESENTKSDSNTKENLVKNGELNVEPDNEDLNTDGGTSIMPKPVISPKVKSKSDTESRATAKIKTTDDNCSDKPNEEEKAKKALLDSDSDTLVTEESMSENSNRVSITDNPPEKCASKLEPLKCGKKGQKDEENTDSACKGGSLEEQDKVTKAEHCAKRALRESNSDDTATLSATKSATSDKKHESDNRSKDVRAKAKLLVSSNSESSSSDNEDKLNFKKIEASLDKLEKNTDLDVSVNEKAKKRRIDLKKICDSQSDEKLRTDCHVFIERLPQEDLKNYANALQKSRQYLEDKKIKSLIDLDRLAKCQSRASDSAQSITPKKKAKAAKEEEDSLLNHLKKVENGEFDKNLERDSSSDSINAIEEPQIAFSTNEELMKEADMVAKNMLLNSDSDIGEQKAASESSESEPKKSNAEEEDDTEKSVRKQQKKKNAPASDKTKDDKDDDEREKSSWRRDKLLTTKFSESDSDAQRKEWNEKQRKLQKMADESDTEHSDANDTGIKRKKRIRRKILNSDSDKEMLNSDSDSDKSIIIQDEASSDSTAGKKKRRKRKARKSSDTDSSVTEKRPKSKRRRIKNLDTDSDESTDNDQITNSQGTPGKKGRKNIRRMIKDKQVADDTKQAAKEEEERMKRIDERQKLYNEMYEARLASEEKVESLVLDFDPETKKELISVHQDLVKRLKPHQAKGIKFMWDACFESLERIKNSSGSGCIIAHCMGLGKTLQVIALIHTLLRHEETGMKSIMIVSPLSTVLNWVNEFNLWLNNIEDGDFEVYEMTKLKKNVDRKYQLESWQKTGGVLIIGYEMFRNLSGTNNKMRKNMKEAILKYLIDPGPDMIVCDEGHLLKNEDTALSKSITRIKTLRRIILTGTPLQNNLIEYHCMVQFIKPRLLGTKKEFLNRFVNPITNGQFDDSTESDVKLMKKRAYVLHKMLKGCVQRFDYSVLMPFLPPKQEYVIFVRLTEVQINLYQHYLDNWARRLRVASGALFADYQALQRIWTHPLVLRLNAEKMDKINEKKFRSSDDSEGSLRDFIHDSDTQTTEDSSSSSVSNSSDDDDVKNTEPASTNDTKKDNDTDIEELSKPEEIEKNKDDWWFQFVQPDDYKDLRLSGKLLLLFGILKECEQIGDKVLIFSQSLYSLTLIETFLEIIDDETQHGESSELIEGHTGQWRLGLDYFRLDGKTSAENRNKWCKIFNRPTNTRARLFLISTRAGGLGINLTAANRVIIFDASWNPSHDVQSIFRIYRFGQKKPCYIYRFLAAGTMEEKIYNRQVTKLSLSCRVVDEQQIERHYSNHDLNELYNFDLYTNANAERPTLNLPKDRLLADIFLKYKNSVENYHEHDSLLENKAEEKLDEEERKQAWLEYEEEKKGKPMITAYPTYLPISSNIMGNQYNLTSQMYGSTDYEKLQQLIRKDYPNATPEAQKIMTARVLTDMYSYWEQQTYHNTANRLPTQNAGMMQSPMGMQVPNLARMLPVTPNTNDASGQARNELPRNDKNVTKSKDRDDDIVEISPPAVANKSKDQEE